The following are from one region of the Ictalurus furcatus strain D&B chromosome 11, Billie_1.0, whole genome shotgun sequence genome:
- the LOC128615051 gene encoding circumsporozoite protein-like: MTPTYRESRQMTNQSDSVYQSLNPNTNQSDSVYNSLNPNTNQSDSVYQSLNPNTNQSDSVYQSLNPNTNQSDSVYQSLNPNTNQSDSVYQSLNPNTNQSDSVYQSLNPNTNQSDSVYQSLKY; this comes from the exons ATGACACCAACTTACAGAGAG TCAAGACAAAtgaccaaccaatcagattcagtctACCAAAGCCTGAACCCcaacaccaaccaatcagattcggtCTACAACAGTCTGAACCCcaacaccaaccaatcagattcagtctACCAAAGTCTGAACCCcaacaccaaccaatcagattcagtctACCAAAGTCTGAACCCcaacaccaaccaatcagattcagtctACCAAAGTCTGAACCCcaacaccaaccaatcagattcagtctACCAAAGTCTGAACCCcaacaccaaccaatcagattcagtctatcaaagtctgaatcccaacaccaaccaatcagattcagtctACCAAAGTCTCAAGTATTAA